In one window of Thermodesulfobacteriota bacterium DNA:
- a CDS encoding cytidine deaminase yields MAISKDLSLDEETRLLQVAREAVENAYAPYSQFRVCAAVLTEKGNVFPGCNIENASYGLIICVERAAINI; encoded by the coding sequence TTGGCGATTTCTAAAGACCTTTCATTGGATGAAGAGACTAGACTTCTACAGGTAGCCCGTGAAGCTGTAGAAAATGCATATGCTCCATATTCGCAATTTCGAGTATGTGCCGCAGTTTTAACTGAAAAGGGCAATGTATTTCCCGGGTGTAATATCGAGAACGCTTCATATGGTCTTATTATCTGCGTTGAGCGGGCGGCGATCAATATATGA
- a CDS encoding DUF429 domain-containing protein has translation MSSSKPFIIVGIDLAGSLRRPTGVCVLHGMTARTCIVFTDEEILRSIGLAKPDLVTIDAPLSLPNGRRTIHDRSGEHFRDCDRELRRRGIRFFPITLGPMRMLTERGLALKPKIEMMGYRTVECFPGGAQGVWGIPRQNRDIAGLRVGLGRLGVKGLADATTSDELDAVTAALVGGWFLLGRGEVLGGEGGIMMPSGHRINTGKQPVI, from the coding sequence ATGTCGAGTAGCAAGCCTTTTATTATTGTCGGAATAGACCTTGCGGGATCTCTGCGTCGTCCGACGGGCGTGTGCGTCCTTCATGGAATGACGGCACGGACATGCATCGTGTTCACCGATGAAGAAATATTACGGTCAATAGGTCTAGCAAAGCCCGATCTCGTTACGATAGACGCTCCGCTTAGTTTGCCTAATGGACGAAGGACAATCCATGACCGCTCTGGTGAGCATTTTCGGGACTGCGACCGCGAATTACGGCGGCGTGGTATCCGATTCTTCCCAATTACGCTTGGTCCGATGCGAATGTTGACGGAACGCGGCCTGGCGCTGAAACCGAAGATCGAGATGATGGGCTATCGCACGGTCGAATGCTTTCCCGGTGGGGCGCAAGGTGTGTGGGGGATTCCCCGGCAGAATCGGGACATTGCCGGACTCAGGGTTGGACTGGGGCGGCTGGGCGTCAAAGGATTGGCAGACGCAACCACAAGCGACGAGCTGGACGCAGTGACCGCCGCTCTAGTTGGCGGGTGGTTTCTATTGGGTAGAGGGGAGGTGCTTGGCGGCGAGGGAGGTATCATGATGCCGTCTGGCCACCGTATTAATACGGGGAAGCAACCCGTCATTTAA
- a CDS encoding type II toxin-antitoxin system prevent-host-death family antitoxin produces METVGAYEAKTHLPKLLERVIKGERFVITKHGVPVAILQPAEALKKADRKVIISELRKFRDKHVLRGVTIREMIEAGRRPSF; encoded by the coding sequence ATGGAGACAGTCGGGGCATATGAGGCTAAAACACATTTACCCAAATTACTCGAGAGAGTGATCAAGGGGGAACGGTTTGTCATTACAAAGCATGGAGTGCCGGTAGCTATATTGCAGCCTGCTGAGGCTTTAAAAAAAGCTGATCGCAAAGTTATTATCTCTGAGTTACGCAAGTTTCGTGACAAACACGTACTTAGAGGTGTTACTATCCGTGAAATGATTGAGGCAGGTAGGCGTCCGTCTTTTTGA
- a CDS encoding cupredoxin domain-containing protein: MGTFLVNSIGIILIIFVIWWFWLSKKGAGTAVQGSSIDIIVDGGVYDPSVIHTKVGKPTTLRFIRKDSSPCAEKVIFSEMGISADLPVGKPYELTITPQKTGVFDFTCQMAMYRGKLIVEE, translated from the coding sequence ATGGGTACATTTCTAGTAAATTCGATTGGAATAATTCTTATAATATTTGTTATTTGGTGGTTCTGGCTATCCAAAAAAGGTGCCGGAACTGCAGTACAAGGAAGCTCAATCGATATTATAGTTGATGGTGGAGTTTATGATCCCAGTGTAATACATACTAAAGTCGGGAAACCGACTACCTTAAGATTCATACGGAAAGACAGCAGCCCCTGTGCGGAAAAGGTAATATTTTCTGAGATGGGTATAAGCGCCGATCTGCCCGTTGGCAAACCCTACGAACTTACCATAACACCCCAAAAAACCGGTGTATTTGATTTTACATGCCAGATGGCAATGTACCGCGGAAAGTTGATTGTTGAGGAGTAG